In Rahnella variigena, one DNA window encodes the following:
- a CDS encoding phenolic acid decarboxylase: MMSTFDKHDLSGFVGKHVVYTYDNGWNYEIYVKNAHTLDYRIHSGLVGNRWVKDQKAYIVRVASDVYKISWTEPTGTDVSLIVNLGDNVFHGTIFFPRWVMNNPEKTVCFQNDHIPLMNSYRDAGPAYPTEVIDEFATITFVRDCGADNDTVIDCAASELPANFPDNLR, encoded by the coding sequence ATCATGAGCACATTTGATAAACATGACCTGAGCGGTTTCGTTGGCAAACATGTGGTTTACACCTACGACAACGGCTGGAATTATGAAATCTACGTCAAAAACGCGCACACCCTGGATTACCGTATTCACAGTGGCCTGGTCGGCAACCGTTGGGTGAAAGATCAGAAAGCGTATATCGTGCGGGTAGCATCTGATGTGTACAAAATTTCCTGGACTGAACCGACCGGGACTGACGTCAGCCTGATTGTGAATCTGGGCGATAACGTGTTCCACGGCACCATTTTCTTCCCACGCTGGGTGATGAATAATCCGGAAAAAACCGTCTGCTTCCAGAACGACCACATTCCGCTGATGAATTCTTACCGTGATGCGGGTCCGGCATATCCGACTGAAGTGATCGACGAATTCGCGACCATTACCTTCGTGCGTGATTGCGGTGCGGATAATGACACTGTGATCGACTGCGCTGCGAGCGAACTGCCAGCCAATTTCCCGGATAATCTGCGTTAA
- a CDS encoding LysR family transcriptional regulator — protein MALPRTTLEQWVVLQTVIEQGSYAQAATVLNRSQSSVSYALSGLQERIGLPLLEINGRKATLTEQGRALLAQATPLISAFLQLEHRAAGLKDGVRTELSLVVDSVFPKNRLFRALKYFQSQFPDTRVHLTEILRGESLAQLSEQSADLYITTLAPENAIHGRFLLDVDFVPVAKSDHPLLSLPAPLTAQDLARFPLISVADRHAPPEDKHPAGTVAHWTFTTVGAALEAITVGVGYGWLPLESVDNALKNGLLSRLMLSARTVRQTSLYMVLDDETQRYDQTVSALAKSILQECSLLP, from the coding sequence ATGGCGTTGCCAAGAACCACTCTGGAGCAATGGGTGGTGTTACAAACGGTGATTGAACAAGGCAGTTACGCGCAGGCGGCAACGGTGCTCAACCGCAGTCAGTCTTCGGTCAGTTATGCCCTGAGCGGCTTACAGGAACGCATCGGTTTACCCTTGCTGGAAATTAACGGCAGAAAGGCGACGCTGACCGAACAGGGGCGCGCTTTACTGGCGCAGGCAACACCGCTGATATCGGCATTTTTACAGCTTGAACACAGGGCTGCCGGGCTGAAAGACGGTGTGCGCACTGAGCTGAGTCTGGTGGTCGACAGCGTGTTTCCCAAAAACAGGCTGTTCCGCGCGCTTAAATACTTTCAGTCGCAGTTCCCGGATACGCGGGTGCATCTGACTGAGATTTTGCGCGGGGAAAGTCTTGCACAACTCAGCGAACAATCGGCCGATTTGTACATCACCACGCTCGCGCCTGAAAACGCAATCCATGGCCGTTTTCTGCTGGATGTGGACTTTGTTCCGGTGGCGAAAAGCGATCATCCGCTGTTGTCTTTGCCCGCTCCGCTGACCGCTCAGGATCTGGCGCGTTTCCCGCTGATCAGCGTCGCTGACCGTCACGCGCCGCCTGAAGATAAACATCCGGCAGGCACGGTGGCACACTGGACATTCACCACGGTCGGTGCGGCGCTGGAAGCAATTACAGTGGGTGTCGGTTACGGCTGGCTGCCGCTGGAAAGTGTGGATAACGCGCTGAAAAACGGATTGCTCAGCCGCCTGATGCTGTCAGCCAGAACCGTCAGGCAAACGTCGCTGTATATGGTGCTGGATGATGAAACGCAGCGCTATGATCAGACGGTCAGTGCGCTGGCGAAAAGTATTCTGCAGGAGTGCAGTTTGCTGCCGTGA
- a CDS encoding phosphoethanolamine transferase, protein MRYLLPKISYFKLTLLLTLYFTFVVNLPILLHFYRILHALPAYNLAFALSIPVALFAALNFVFTPFSFRPLLKPFFIIVLPLSALASFAMMTFQVVFDRSMIENIIETQSAEATSYLNLKVVLWFVFTGILPAILLFVTPVSYEKTRLRRLGVRLMSMVISLLVVASIAGVFYKDYASVGRNNRTLNLEIVPTNYLYSAFQYMNHRYFTPKIPFQTIGNDAKLVQQPGQKPNLVFLVVGETARAQNQSWNGYGKPTNQYTQAIADVVNFSKMTSCGTATAISVPCMFSNMKRTSYDANRARNSEGLLDILHKAGVSVFWKDNDEGCKGVCDRVPNVIIPIKNDGKYCDGDTCYDMALMQNIDEDIKNDGKNTLIALHLIGSHGPTYSRRYPPEFRKFTPDCPRSDIENCTQEQLVNTYDNTLLYTDYLVSQVIEKAKQYQDKYNVAVIYLSDHGESLGENGLYLHGTPYSVAPAQQTHVPMLFWLSDNYAKAQGIDMQCLKDNAADKDVSQDNLFHTVLSAMNVQTSERDSQLDILAACKASR, encoded by the coding sequence TTGCGCTATTTATTGCCAAAAATCAGCTATTTCAAGCTGACCTTGCTCTTAACGCTGTACTTCACTTTTGTGGTCAACCTGCCGATTTTGCTGCACTTTTACCGCATTCTCCATGCGTTGCCGGCTTATAACCTGGCTTTTGCCCTGAGCATTCCTGTCGCCCTGTTTGCTGCGCTGAACTTTGTGTTCACCCCTTTTAGCTTCCGGCCGTTGCTTAAGCCCTTCTTCATCATTGTGCTGCCGCTCAGCGCCCTCGCCAGTTTTGCCATGATGACCTTTCAGGTCGTTTTCGACCGAAGCATGATTGAAAACATTATCGAGACACAATCAGCTGAGGCGACGTCGTATCTCAATCTGAAGGTGGTGCTGTGGTTTGTGTTTACCGGCATCCTGCCCGCTATTCTGTTATTCGTAACGCCGGTAAGCTATGAAAAGACCCGCCTGCGCCGTCTCGGTGTGCGTCTGATGTCGATGGTGATTTCACTGCTGGTAGTGGCGTCGATCGCCGGTGTTTTCTATAAAGATTATGCGTCTGTGGGGCGTAACAACCGCACGCTCAATCTGGAAATCGTCCCGACTAACTATCTGTACAGCGCTTTCCAGTACATGAATCACCGTTATTTCACGCCGAAAATACCGTTCCAGACGATTGGCAACGATGCAAAACTGGTACAACAGCCTGGTCAGAAACCGAATCTGGTCTTCCTGGTGGTAGGCGAAACTGCACGGGCGCAAAACCAGTCGTGGAACGGTTATGGCAAACCGACTAATCAATACACGCAGGCCATTGCGGATGTGGTGAATTTCAGCAAAATGACGTCATGCGGCACAGCGACAGCGATTTCCGTGCCGTGCATGTTCTCTAATATGAAACGCACCAGCTACGACGCTAACCGCGCCCGAAACAGCGAAGGCTTGCTGGATATCCTGCATAAAGCTGGCGTTTCCGTTTTCTGGAAAGATAACGACGAAGGCTGTAAAGGTGTCTGTGACCGCGTGCCAAACGTCATTATCCCCATTAAAAATGACGGCAAATATTGTGACGGCGACACCTGCTACGACATGGCGCTAATGCAAAATATCGATGAGGATATTAAAAACGACGGGAAAAACACCCTGATTGCCCTGCACCTGATTGGCAGTCACGGGCCGACGTATTCCAGACGTTATCCGCCGGAATTCCGTAAGTTCACGCCTGACTGTCCGCGCAGCGACATTGAAAACTGCACACAGGAACAGCTGGTGAATACCTACGATAACACCCTGCTCTACACCGATTATCTGGTGTCTCAGGTCATTGAAAAAGCAAAGCAGTATCAGGACAAATACAATGTGGCGGTGATTTACCTTTCTGATCACGGTGAATCGCTGGGCGAAAACGGTCTGTATCTGCATGGCACGCCATACAGCGTGGCACCTGCGCAGCAGACACATGTTCCGATGCTGTTCTGGCTTTCCGATAATTATGCGAAAGCGCAGGGAATCGACATGCAATGCCTGAAAGACAATGCGGCGGACAAAGATGTCTCACAGGACAATCTGTTCCACACCGTGCTCAGCGCGATGAATGTACAGACGTCGGAGCGTGACTCTCAGCTCGATATTCTTGCCGCCTGTAAAGCGTCTCGCTGA
- the lpxA gene encoding acyl-ACP--UDP-N-acetylglucosamine O-acyltransferase — MISSSATIAASSIIESDVIIGPRVVIGPFCIISAGVQIGEGTIISSHTVINGNTKIGSDNQIGMGSSIGEISQDLKYAGEPAWLEIGNRNRIGRHATLHRGTAQGGGLTRIGDDNTFERGVHIGHDCLVGNATFMGENSGLAGHVVLGDDTCIEAMCAVHQFCIIGTGARLLAGSCVVQDVPPYVQAGGNRASPQGINEQAGAFRQAEPAVREVIHYLYDLLYHQQAAVEKVRLEIGRLSVEYPLLCHFNEFFLRSARGIVR, encoded by the coding sequence TTGATTTCATCTTCGGCCACCATCGCGGCCAGCAGTATCATCGAATCGGATGTCATTATCGGCCCGCGGGTGGTTATCGGGCCTTTTTGTATTATTTCCGCCGGTGTGCAAATCGGTGAAGGGACCATTATTTCTTCGCATACGGTCATCAACGGCAATACGAAAATCGGGTCAGATAACCAGATCGGCATGGGATCTTCGATTGGCGAAATCAGTCAGGATCTGAAATATGCAGGAGAACCTGCCTGGCTCGAAATTGGCAATCGCAACAGGATCGGCCGTCACGCGACATTGCACCGGGGAACCGCACAGGGCGGGGGATTGACCCGTATCGGTGATGACAATACTTTCGAGCGCGGTGTGCATATCGGCCATGACTGTCTGGTAGGGAATGCCACGTTTATGGGCGAGAACAGCGGACTGGCCGGACACGTTGTGCTGGGAGATGACACTTGCATTGAAGCCATGTGCGCGGTGCATCAGTTTTGCATTATTGGCACGGGAGCCCGCTTGCTGGCCGGATCCTGCGTTGTGCAGGATGTGCCGCCTTATGTTCAGGCGGGTGGGAACCGCGCATCGCCGCAAGGAATTAATGAACAGGCCGGAGCCTTCAGGCAGGCGGAACCCGCTGTGCGCGAGGTGATCCATTATCTGTATGACCTGCTTTATCACCAGCAGGCGGCGGTCGAAAAAGTGAGACTGGAGATCGGACGTCTGAGTGTTGAATATCCGTTGCTGTGCCACTTCAATGAATTCTTCCTCCGTTCAGCACGCGGGATTGTGCGCTGA
- a CDS encoding DUF2891 domain-containing protein, translating into MTTQPTTTLTPEMASRFASLALNHLTREYPNKLMHAMSSAADAQTPRQLHPIFYGSYDWHSCVHGYWLLLRLLNRFPDLPEAGKIISVVNEHFTAENVAGEMAYLQQPQNNGFERPYGWAWFLALTQQLHEMVLPQAAGWAKTLAPMSRFFEKSFTDFLPKATYPLRVGSHFNTAFALALTLDYARSVKHSVLASTIEETALRWHLDDVHCQAWEPGGDEFLSPSLMEAELMRRVLPRDAFVTWFGRFLPELAHSQPATLFTPATVTDRNDGKIGHLDGLNLSRAWCQRSLASALPAGDPRAALLRQTAEAHLHSALDHLDSTYMGEHWLATFALLALEA; encoded by the coding sequence ATGACAACGCAACCGACGACGACCCTGACGCCTGAAATGGCGTCCCGTTTTGCCTCGCTGGCGCTCAACCATTTAACACGCGAGTATCCCAATAAACTGATGCACGCCATGAGCAGCGCGGCGGATGCGCAGACTCCGCGTCAGCTGCATCCGATATTTTACGGCAGCTACGACTGGCATTCCTGCGTTCATGGTTACTGGCTGTTATTGCGCTTACTGAATCGCTTTCCTGATCTGCCGGAAGCCGGAAAAATCATCAGCGTGGTGAACGAGCATTTCACCGCCGAAAACGTCGCGGGTGAGATGGCGTATCTGCAACAGCCGCAAAATAACGGGTTTGAGCGTCCTTACGGCTGGGCGTGGTTTCTGGCGCTCACTCAGCAGTTGCATGAAATGGTATTGCCGCAGGCCGCTGGATGGGCCAAAACGCTGGCGCCGATGAGTCGCTTCTTTGAGAAAAGCTTCACTGACTTTCTGCCAAAAGCCACGTATCCGCTGCGCGTTGGCAGTCACTTTAATACCGCCTTTGCTCTGGCATTGACGCTCGATTATGCGCGCAGCGTTAAACATTCTGTGCTGGCATCAACCATCGAAGAAACGGCACTGCGCTGGCATCTTGACGATGTGCATTGTCAGGCGTGGGAACCGGGCGGTGATGAATTCCTTTCCCCTTCACTGATGGAAGCCGAACTGATGCGCCGCGTGTTACCTCGCGACGCCTTTGTCACCTGGTTCGGGCGTTTCCTGCCGGAACTGGCACACAGCCAGCCCGCGACGTTGTTCACACCGGCGACCGTGACTGACCGCAATGATGGCAAAATCGGCCATCTCGACGGACTCAATCTCAGCCGGGCCTGGTGTCAGCGTTCGCTGGCGTCGGCGTTACCTGCGGGTGATCCGCGTGCGGCGCTCCTGCGCCAGACCGCCGAAGCGCATTTGCACAGCGCACTGGATCACCTCGACAGCACCTATATGGGGGAACACTGGCTGGCGACTTTCGCGCTGTTAGCCCTGGAAGCCTGA
- a CDS encoding DUF979 domain-containing protein, whose amino-acid sequence MISLQTVYILAGLMFCAYAFFNLRDKSNARRYVNALFWGIYGITFLFGGELPHFVTGCMAILLAIIAGTGKLGKGKTDNDQPEMVEKREAGAKRFGNKLFIPALLIPIVTLIGTLTLKYTPLVEAKNVTLISLVIGTLVAFIAALIMLRDSPVKAIKAGGQTMDTVGWAAILPQMLAALGALFALAGVGGVVSELVKNIIPLGSPLAIVVAYTFGMALFTMIMGNGFAAFPVMTAGIGLPLIVNQLGGNPAIMGAIGMLSGFCGTLMTPMAANFNIVPAALLELQDKNGVIKAQWKTGVLLLLVNTAFMYLFVFRF is encoded by the coding sequence ATGATCAGCTTACAAACCGTTTATATCCTTGCAGGACTGATGTTTTGCGCTTACGCCTTCTTTAACCTGCGCGATAAAAGCAACGCACGCCGTTACGTAAACGCGCTGTTTTGGGGCATTTACGGCATTACCTTCCTGTTTGGCGGCGAGTTACCGCATTTCGTCACCGGTTGCATGGCGATATTACTGGCCATTATTGCCGGTACCGGAAAACTCGGTAAAGGCAAAACAGATAACGATCAGCCGGAAATGGTAGAAAAACGTGAGGCGGGTGCGAAGCGTTTTGGCAACAAACTGTTTATTCCCGCCCTGCTGATCCCGATTGTGACCCTGATTGGCACCCTGACGCTGAAATATACGCCGCTGGTGGAAGCCAAAAACGTCACGCTGATTTCACTGGTGATCGGCACGCTGGTGGCGTTTATTGCTGCGCTGATCATGCTGCGCGATTCGCCGGTTAAGGCGATTAAAGCCGGCGGTCAGACGATGGATACCGTGGGCTGGGCGGCCATTTTGCCGCAAATGCTGGCCGCACTCGGCGCGTTGTTTGCACTGGCGGGCGTCGGCGGCGTGGTGTCTGAACTGGTGAAAAACATTATTCCGCTGGGATCTCCGCTGGCAATTGTTGTCGCTTATACCTTCGGCATGGCGCTGTTCACCATGATTATGGGTAACGGGTTCGCCGCATTCCCGGTGATGACAGCGGGTATCGGCTTGCCGCTCATCGTTAATCAGCTGGGCGGAAACCCCGCGATTATGGGCGCTATCGGGATGTTGTCCGGTTTTTGCGGAACACTGATGACGCCAATGGCTGCGAATTTCAACATCGTTCCGGCGGCGTTACTTGAATTGCAGGATAAAAATGGCGTGATCAAGGCACAGTGGAAAACCGGCGTATTGCTGTTGCTGGTCAACACCGCCTTTATGTATCTCTTTGTGTTCCGTTTCTGA
- a CDS encoding DUF969 domain-containing protein, translating into MWVLIGIPIVVLGFALRFNPLLVVTVAGISTGLAGGMHTVEIISAFGKAFTDNRYMGLIWLTLPVIAILERSGLKEQARHLISKVHAATTGRVLMLYFFLRQMTAALGLNSLGGHAQMVRPLIAPMAEAAATTKYGDLPNDVRQKIRAHAAAADNVAVFFGEDIFIAVQSILLIKGFLEQYGINVEPLHLSVWAIPTAIAALIIHFIRLWLLDRSLAKRFDVHHGSAAK; encoded by the coding sequence ATGTGGGTTTTAATTGGTATTCCGATCGTCGTGCTGGGATTCGCACTGCGGTTTAATCCATTATTAGTGGTCACCGTCGCCGGTATTTCAACCGGGCTGGCGGGCGGTATGCACACCGTTGAGATTATCAGCGCTTTCGGCAAAGCCTTTACCGATAACCGTTATATGGGCCTGATCTGGCTGACGCTTCCTGTGATTGCCATTCTTGAGCGCAGCGGCCTCAAGGAACAGGCGCGGCATCTGATTTCGAAAGTCCACGCTGCCACCACAGGCCGTGTGCTGATGTTGTATTTCTTCCTGCGCCAGATGACCGCTGCGCTGGGACTCAATTCTCTTGGCGGCCACGCGCAGATGGTTCGCCCGCTGATTGCACCGATGGCAGAAGCGGCGGCTACCACCAAATACGGTGATTTACCCAATGATGTGCGCCAGAAAATCCGTGCTCACGCCGCGGCGGCGGATAACGTTGCGGTATTTTTCGGTGAGGATATCTTCATCGCCGTGCAATCCATCCTGCTGATCAAAGGTTTTCTTGAGCAATACGGTATTAACGTCGAGCCACTGCATCTTTCGGTCTGGGCAATCCCGACGGCCATCGCTGCGCTGATTATCCACTTTATTCGTTTGTGGCTGCTTGACCGCTCGCTGGCAAAACGTTTTGACGTTCATCACGGGAGCGCAGCGAAATGA
- a CDS encoding epoxyqueuosine reductase QueH has translation MSELIREKLTLPEGHDKLLLHSCCAPCSGEVMEAIQASGIDYTIYFYNPNIHPQKEYMLRKEENMRFAEQHGIPFIDADYDTDNWFERAKGMENAPERGERCTMCFDMRFERTALYAWENGFSAITSCLGISRWKDMKQITGCGERAAAPYPGMVYWDYNWRKKGGSARMIEISKRERFYQQEYCGCVYSLRDSNLHRKSQGRGLIKLGVKYYGDEDDE, from the coding sequence ATGTCTGAACTCATCCGCGAAAAGCTCACACTCCCTGAAGGTCACGATAAATTGCTGCTGCACTCCTGCTGTGCGCCCTGTTCAGGTGAAGTGATGGAAGCCATTCAGGCGTCAGGTATCGATTATACAATCTATTTCTACAACCCGAATATTCACCCGCAGAAAGAATATATGCTGCGCAAAGAAGAAAATATGCGTTTCGCTGAGCAGCATGGCATTCCATTTATTGATGCAGATTACGACACCGATAATTGGTTTGAGCGCGCTAAAGGAATGGAAAATGCGCCTGAGCGCGGCGAGCGTTGCACCATGTGTTTTGATATGCGCTTTGAACGCACGGCGCTTTATGCCTGGGAAAATGGTTTCAGTGCCATTACCAGTTGTCTGGGTATTTCGCGCTGGAAAGATATGAAACAAATTACCGGCTGCGGCGAACGTGCGGCCGCGCCTTATCCGGGCATGGTGTACTGGGATTATAACTGGCGTAAAAAAGGCGGTTCAGCGCGAATGATTGAAATCAGCAAGCGCGAGCGTTTTTATCAGCAGGAATACTGCGGATGCGTTTACTCCTTACGTGACAGCAACTTACACCGTAAATCGCAGGGGCGCGGACTCATCAAACTCGGCGTGAAATATTACGGCGACGAGGACGACGAATAA